One Salvia miltiorrhiza cultivar Shanhuang (shh) chromosome 6, IMPLAD_Smil_shh, whole genome shotgun sequence genomic window, GTAACTGAAATAACGGTCTCTCTATCAAATCCAATCCCTACGTCGAAAATTTTCTGCTAACGAGTCCGCGAAAATGGCTAAAGAATCGCTAAATCTCCGCCTCCAAATCGCACCTCCCATCTCAGAACACAGATATTTTCCCGCAATAATCCAAGCTTCaaaaaaatccccaaatcaTGAGCTTCGAATCAGATACCATAATTCGAGGAAAAGCACCACCTCCGCAAGTAGAAGGGAGTTTAGGAGTGTCGAGGGTTCGATCTTGTCGATTAAAAGACTGCTTTATTATGTGAACAATGGTTGTTTGGAAACTGCACTCCAACTGTTCGACAAAATGGGCAAGTCAAAAACCTTTGTTTGGAATGTTATGATAAGGGGGTTAGTTGATTCTGGGCTGTTTCAAGAAGCGATAGAGATGTATTATCAGATGCGAATTGAAGGGATTGAAGCAGATAATTTTACTTTCCCTTTCGTGATCAAGGCGTGTGTTGGTTTGAAGGAAGGGAAGAATGTTCACTCCACTGTTATTAAGCTTGGTTTTGATTTAGATATCTATGTATGCAATGCACTGATTGTGATGTATGCTAAGGTTGGCTGCGTTGAGGATTCGGAGAGAGTTTTTGAGAGGATGCCGGTAAGGGAtttggtttcatggaattcaatggTGAGTGTTTATGTCTTGGTTGGAGATGGTTGGAGCTCGTTAATGTGCTTCAAGAAAATGCAGAGAGTTGGAGTTGGACTCGATAGGATCAGTTGTATCAGCGCTTTGGGTGCTTGTGTGCTTGAACATCGTTTGTTGAGTGGGAAGGAGATCTTCTGCCAAGTGCTTAAAAACGGGCTTGAACTACATCCAATGATCCAGAGCTCAGTCATTGATATGTTTGGGAAATGTGGTGGGGTCGATTATGCTGAGAGATTCTGCGACAGAATTGCAGAGAAGAATGTGGTTGTTTGGAATTCGATGATTGGTGCATATGCAGGGAACAAGAAGCCATTCGAGTCATTTGCTTGTGTGGAGATGATGCAAGATGCTAATAGCTACATGGCACCGGATACTGTCACGTTGATTAACTTGCTTCCGTCGTGCTCAAACCTCAGAGCGCTGTTGCAAGGCAAAACCATTCATGGATATGCATTTAGGAAAGGTTTCTTGTCTCATTTAGTGTTGGAGACCGCCCTCGTTGACATGTATGGTAAGTGTGGGAGGTTGGTTCTTGCAGAGAGTGTGTTTTTTCGTATGAAGACGAGAAACTTAGTGTCGTGGAATGCCATGATTGCTGCTTATGTCCAGAACTCGAAGGACAGGGGAGCCATAGAAACTTTTAGAGATTTGCAGCTTGCACCTTATGTACCTGATGAGATAACATTTGCTTCGACTCTTGCTGCCTATGCTGAAATCGCCTTACCAAAAGAAGGGGAGCAGATTCATGGCCTAATCTGTAAATTTGGATTTTCATTAGGTGTTTATGTGGCTAATGCCTTGATTCATATGTATTCCAAATGTGGGGATCTTGAGGCTGCGCGTAAAATTTTTGATAGATTGGAGTTTAAGGATCTTGTCTCGTGGAACACTATCATCATGGCTTATGCTATTCATGGCTCCGGAGCATATTGCTTCAGGCTTTTCTCTGACATGATAAATGAGGGCCACGAGCCAAATGGAAGCACGTTTGTTTCCCTTCTTTCGGCTTGTAGCATTACTGGCATTGTAGATGAAGGTTGGGAGTTTTTTTATTCGATGAAGAGGGATTATGGAGTTGATCCTGGCATAGAACATTATGGTTGTATGCTCGATTTATTAGGCCGTGCTGGTAATCTTGAACGTGCTAAACGCCTCATAGAGGAAATGCCGTTGGAACCAACTTCTCGGATATGGGGATCTTTGTTAGCTGCAAGTCGACATCACAGAGACATCACACTGGCTGAGCTGGCTGCAAACCATATTTTCTCTTTAGATGGTGATAACACCGGGTGCTACGTTTTGCTTGCCAACATGTATGCTGAAGTCGGGAGATGGGAAGATGTGGAACGCGTTAGAAGCTTGATGAAGAAACAAGGGTTGAAGATGACCAGCAGCTGCAGCATACTCGAGCACAATGGTAGAACTCACAAGTTCAAGAATCATGACAGATCACAGAGCTATGCTGTCTATGAAGCTCTTGATGTTCTTTCAAGAAAGATAGGCGAAAACGGCGTACATTGTTCGAGTGTTTCTAAGTTCAAGCCAACAGAATCACTGAAAGCAAGAGGTAATTCTCCAATGTTCCACAGT contains:
- the LOC130989262 gene encoding pentatricopeptide repeat-containing protein At4g35130, chloroplastic, whose product is MAKESLNLRLQIAPPISEHRYFPAIIQASKKSPNHELRIRYHNSRKSTTSASRREFRSVEGSILSIKRLLYYVNNGCLETALQLFDKMGKSKTFVWNVMIRGLVDSGLFQEAIEMYYQMRIEGIEADNFTFPFVIKACVGLKEGKNVHSTVIKLGFDLDIYVCNALIVMYAKVGCVEDSERVFERMPVRDLVSWNSMVSVYVLVGDGWSSLMCFKKMQRVGVGLDRISCISALGACVLEHRLLSGKEIFCQVLKNGLELHPMIQSSVIDMFGKCGGVDYAERFCDRIAEKNVVVWNSMIGAYAGNKKPFESFACVEMMQDANSYMAPDTVTLINLLPSCSNLRALLQGKTIHGYAFRKGFLSHLVLETALVDMYGKCGRLVLAESVFFRMKTRNLVSWNAMIAAYVQNSKDRGAIETFRDLQLAPYVPDEITFASTLAAYAEIALPKEGEQIHGLICKFGFSLGVYVANALIHMYSKCGDLEAARKIFDRLEFKDLVSWNTIIMAYAIHGSGAYCFRLFSDMINEGHEPNGSTFVSLLSACSITGIVDEGWEFFYSMKRDYGVDPGIEHYGCMLDLLGRAGNLERAKRLIEEMPLEPTSRIWGSLLAASRHHRDITLAELAANHIFSLDGDNTGCYVLLANMYAEVGRWEDVERVRSLMKKQGLKMTSSCSILEHNGRTHKFKNHDRSQSYAVYEALDVLSRKIGENGVHCSSVSKFKPTESLKARGNSPMFHSVRLATCFGLIKTTIGEIVLIRKNVRLCEDCHSATKKISLVTKREIVVGDSKMYHHFKDGRCSCGDYW